In the genome of Croceimicrobium hydrocarbonivorans, one region contains:
- a CDS encoding DUF2975 domain-containing protein, with product MKRKDYLRLSGWVLQFMRGLCVIALAFMLYDGIRHSLDPEYYFVRWEWYGLSGDMDFVEEGEYPPQTAASYYFNWIQISIQLLLMFLVWTQLIKVLNSVVSFETFISDNPIRFRKIGSLILGIFFLDLFHFFDGMASADTEIQVGANFSILFFALGAYVLAIVFEEGKRLAEEQKLIV from the coding sequence ATGAAAAGAAAAGATTATTTACGATTAAGCGGTTGGGTACTCCAGTTCATGCGCGGTCTTTGTGTTATAGCTTTAGCTTTTATGCTGTATGATGGTATTCGCCATAGCCTTGATCCCGAATACTATTTTGTGCGATGGGAATGGTATGGCCTAAGTGGCGATATGGATTTTGTGGAAGAAGGAGAATATCCTCCCCAAACAGCGGCTTCGTATTATTTCAACTGGATTCAAATCTCTATTCAATTGCTATTGATGTTTTTAGTTTGGACCCAATTAATCAAAGTGCTGAATTCGGTGGTGAGCTTTGAGACCTTTATCAGCGATAATCCCATTCGTTTTCGGAAGATCGGATCCCTAATTTTGGGAATCTTTTTTCTGGATCTCTTTCATTTCTTTGATGGAATGGCCTCGGCCGATACCGAAATACAAGTGGGTGCCAATTTTTCAATTCTCTTCTTTGCCTTGGGAGCCTATGTTTTGGCCATTGTATTTGAAGAAGGGAAACGCCTGGCAGAAGAACAAAAATTGATTGTATGA
- a CDS encoding helix-turn-helix domain-containing protein, producing the protein MIRVELDVMLARRKMKLKDLAAEVGISVTNLSLLKTGKAKGVRFETLAAICASLDCQPGDLLIFEKEDD; encoded by the coding sequence ATGATACGGGTTGAATTAGATGTAATGTTGGCGCGCCGTAAAATGAAATTGAAGGACCTCGCCGCGGAAGTCGGAATTTCGGTAACCAATTTATCGCTCTTAAAAACAGGCAAAGCCAAGGGGGTTCGCTTTGAAACCTTGGCAGCGATTTGCGCTAGCTTAGATTGCCAGCCCGGAGATTTACTGATTTTTGAAAAGGAGGATGATTAG
- a CDS encoding nucleoside deaminase, with protein sequence MTDSDSRYIKRCIELSSQSLDKGDAPFGSLVVMYDEIIAESSNFAARRVSDHAEVIALHLAHEKVGHSNLKGATLYSNCEPCPMCAFMAREYKVSRVVYALTSPFMGGHSKWNIMEDTELHHFPPFFSEVPEVHGGLHEEEAKAVFMRSGLWMFGKGSRSEFEAKVRGEKA encoded by the coding sequence ATGACAGATTCCGATAGCCGATACATTAAACGTTGTATAGAATTATCGTCCCAAAGCTTAGATAAAGGCGATGCTCCTTTTGGTTCTCTGGTGGTGATGTACGATGAGATTATTGCTGAATCTTCCAATTTTGCTGCCCGTCGTGTATCCGATCATGCGGAAGTAATTGCCTTGCATTTGGCGCATGAAAAAGTGGGGCATTCCAATTTAAAAGGCGCTACCCTCTATTCCAATTGCGAACCTTGCCCCATGTGTGCTTTTATGGCTCGTGAATATAAAGTGAGCCGAGTGGTATATGCACTCACCTCCCCCTTTATGGGTGGTCACAGCAAATGGAATATTATGGAGGATACCGAACTCCATCATTTCCCACCTTTCTTTAGTGAGGTGCCCGAAGTACATGGAGGCCTGCATGAAGAAGAAGCCAAAGCCGTTTTTATGCGCAGTGGACTGTGGATGTTTGGCAAAGGCTCTCGCTCCGAATTCGAAGCGAAAGTTAGAGGCGAAAAGGCCTAA
- a CDS encoding SRPBCC family protein, protein MRYSSEITIDLPRETVVALFDKPENYSKWMKGLLSIENLEGEAGQEGSRSRLKFEMGKRKMEMVETVTERNLPDRYATTYETSGVYNEVLNVFIEQGPKKTLYRTEHYFRFDSWGMKVMAFLMPGAFKKQSMQYLKDFKAYAELEQKLREGEKADIDNDE, encoded by the coding sequence ATGCGATATTCGTCTGAAATTACAATTGACTTGCCCCGAGAAACGGTGGTAGCCCTTTTTGATAAGCCCGAAAATTATTCTAAATGGATGAAGGGCTTGCTGAGTATAGAGAATTTAGAAGGTGAAGCTGGTCAGGAAGGATCGCGCAGTCGCCTGAAATTTGAAATGGGCAAGCGTAAAATGGAGATGGTAGAAACCGTAACTGAACGCAATTTACCGGATCGCTACGCCACTACTTATGAGACCTCAGGGGTATATAATGAGGTGCTCAATGTTTTTATAGAGCAAGGTCCTAAAAAGACACTTTATCGCACCGAGCATTATTTCCGCTTTGATAGCTGGGGCATGAAGGTGATGGCCTTTTTAATGCCGGGAGCCTTTAAAAAGCAGAGCATGCAGTATTTAAAGGACTTTAAGGCTTATGCCGAATTGGAGCAAAAATTAAGGGAAGGCGAAAAAGCAGATATCGATAATGACGAATGA
- a CDS encoding GNAT family N-acetyltransferase — protein MIKSERCQFRLLSTIDFPAVLAMYAEPDSNKYIRPLREKTTEEYQIFLEGKVKNNQREQGYFFSVFADEVFIGTANFNYFEALNLEHVGVHLARSAWGKGYGTEILKRLKYLALERGRKEIHALVEEGNKASIRMLEKSGFDLKDRLYLKGDQLRIYKAILNEETV, from the coding sequence ATGATAAAGAGTGAACGTTGCCAGTTTCGTTTGCTTTCCACTATTGACTTCCCCGCAGTTTTAGCGATGTATGCGGAACCCGATTCTAATAAGTACATACGTCCGCTACGAGAAAAAACCACCGAGGAATACCAAATCTTTTTGGAGGGGAAGGTGAAGAATAATCAAAGGGAGCAGGGCTATTTTTTTTCGGTTTTTGCAGATGAGGTCTTTATTGGTACCGCGAATTTTAATTATTTCGAAGCGCTGAATTTGGAGCATGTTGGGGTACACTTGGCTCGCTCTGCCTGGGGTAAAGGTTACGGAACCGAAATTTTGAAACGTCTCAAATATTTAGCGCTGGAGCGGGGACGTAAGGAAATTCACGCTTTGGTGGAAGAAGGAAATAAAGCTTCTATTCGGATGTTGGAGAAAAGCGGTTTCGACTTAAAAGACCGCTTGTATTTAAAGGGTGATCAATTACGAATTTATAAGGCCATATTAAATGAAGAAACTGTTTAG
- a CDS encoding SanA/YdcF family protein has product MKKLFSGLGRKIVYLLILGLFMGILNYSLISWLTSKENSFEINDVPEKKVALVLGTSEFLKNGSTNLYFKFRVEAVARLWKAGKIKYVLVSGDNSKKDYDEPSAMKEALIERGVPANRIVLDYAGFRTLDSVVRAKEVFGQDDILIVSQQFHVERALILADFKGIEAYGYNAVDVEVYSGFKTKVREYFARIKLWLDLVVGVDPKFLGEPVSIP; this is encoded by the coding sequence ATGAAGAAACTGTTTAGCGGACTGGGAAGAAAAATTGTGTACTTGCTTATTCTGGGGCTTTTTATGGGAATCCTAAATTACAGCTTGATCTCTTGGTTGACCAGTAAAGAAAATAGCTTCGAGATTAATGATGTACCCGAAAAGAAGGTGGCCTTAGTTTTAGGAACCTCAGAATTTTTGAAGAATGGCTCCACCAATTTGTACTTTAAGTTTAGGGTAGAGGCGGTGGCTCGGTTGTGGAAGGCCGGGAAAATCAAATATGTTTTGGTGAGTGGTGATAATAGTAAAAAGGACTATGATGAACCCAGCGCTATGAAGGAAGCCCTTATTGAAAGAGGCGTACCAGCCAATCGCATTGTTTTGGACTATGCCGGTTTCCGTACCCTCGACTCGGTAGTGCGCGCTAAAGAAGTTTTTGGTCAGGATGATATTCTTATTGTGAGTCAGCAATTCCATGTGGAAAGAGCCTTAATATTGGCCGACTTTAAAGGCATTGAAGCCTATGGCTATAATGCGGTGGATGTAGAAGTTTATAGTGGCTTTAAAACTAAAGTGCGGGAGTACTTTGCACGTATTAAGCTGTGGCTGGATTTAGTAGTTGGGGTGGATCCCAAGTTCTTAGGGGAACCGGTAAGCATACCTTAA
- a CDS encoding bestrophin family protein: protein MYIKRHYGFWITFGWSKMPFILGAVYAVVILGLAEIFEINMAFPWQPVSVIGIAVAFYLGFKNNSSYDRTWEARKIWGSIVNNSRSFAAAITAFVQGDNAKEIKKEMVFRHLAWLTALRHQLRLSREWEHTDERLNNRFSPTICEDYNAKLFSELSEFLSGDELAYLQTKSNVATQVMRLQAERLQELKDQDYIEDFRHMELHQLMVSFYEDQGKSERIKNFPFPRQYASTALWLTMVFAVFVPFGMMDVFRAHDAWLHYLSPLISGLVIWIFFLMEKIGDYSENPFEGTYNDVPITSIARGIEIDLKEMLDLESIPKHIPSENGFLM, encoded by the coding sequence ATGTATATAAAAAGGCATTATGGTTTTTGGATCACTTTCGGTTGGTCTAAAATGCCCTTTATTTTAGGAGCAGTTTACGCTGTGGTGATTCTGGGATTAGCGGAGATTTTTGAGATTAATATGGCCTTTCCCTGGCAGCCGGTATCCGTAATTGGTATTGCGGTAGCATTTTACCTGGGTTTTAAGAATAATAGCTCTTACGATCGCACCTGGGAAGCTCGTAAAATATGGGGTAGCATCGTTAATAACAGTCGCAGTTTTGCTGCTGCCATTACTGCCTTTGTGCAGGGGGATAATGCGAAGGAAATTAAAAAGGAAATGGTCTTTCGGCATTTGGCCTGGCTCACGGCTCTCCGTCATCAATTGCGCTTAAGTCGCGAATGGGAGCATACCGATGAGCGCCTTAATAATCGCTTTAGCCCCACCATTTGTGAGGATTATAATGCCAAGCTTTTCTCGGAGCTTTCAGAATTCTTAAGTGGGGATGAACTGGCCTATCTGCAAACTAAATCCAATGTGGCTACGCAGGTAATGCGCTTGCAGGCTGAGCGACTTCAAGAATTAAAGGATCAAGACTATATCGAGGATTTCCGCCATATGGAGCTCCATCAATTAATGGTTTCCTTTTATGAAGATCAGGGGAAATCAGAGCGAATTAAGAACTTCCCATTTCCACGTCAGTATGCTTCTACTGCTTTATGGCTTACCATGGTTTTTGCGGTTTTTGTCCCTTTCGGGATGATGGATGTATTCCGTGCCCATGATGCTTGGCTTCATTATTTAAGTCCTTTGATTTCCGGTTTAGTAATCTGGATTTTCTTCCTGATGGAAAAGATTGGTGATTATTCAGAAAACCCTTTTGAGGGTACTTATAATGATGTGCCCATTACTTCCATTGCCCGTGGAATTGAAATCGATCTTAAGGAAATGCTGGATTTAGAAAGTATTCCTAAGCATATTCCCTCGGAGAATGGTTTCTTGATGTAA
- a CDS encoding 23S rRNA (pseudouridine(1915)-N(3))-methyltransferase RlmH translates to MKVLLLLHGKTTQSATAELEQEYYQRLQRYWPFESKVLPDLRNSNKLSTQEVSQQEGQKLLAELQAGDWLVLLDEKGKSLSSRKFANQIQQWFNQSPRRLIFVIGGPYGFSPDVYARANYKLSLSAMTFSHQIVRALFAEQLYRAATILKGEPYHHD, encoded by the coding sequence ATGAAAGTACTGCTCCTCCTGCACGGTAAAACCACCCAATCGGCCACCGCCGAATTGGAACAAGAATACTATCAAAGGCTGCAACGTTATTGGCCATTTGAATCCAAAGTGCTGCCTGATTTACGCAACAGCAACAAATTGAGCACACAGGAAGTATCGCAGCAGGAAGGTCAAAAGCTATTGGCCGAATTGCAAGCTGGCGATTGGCTGGTATTATTGGATGAAAAAGGGAAATCGCTCAGCTCCCGGAAATTTGCCAATCAAATTCAGCAGTGGTTTAATCAGAGTCCGCGCCGCTTGATCTTCGTTATTGGTGGTCCTTATGGCTTTTCGCCGGATGTTTATGCCCGCGCTAATTATAAGCTGAGCCTCTCGGCCATGACCTTCTCTCATCAAATTGTGCGTGCCCTCTTTGCCGAGCAATTATACCGAGCGGCTACGATATTAAAGGGCGAACCCTATCATCACGATTAA
- a CDS encoding ATP-grasp domain-containing protein — protein MNSSQRNVLLIAYDEHLILSFLYCLRKEPGYRYYLLTHKAKSSAGWSRYLKDVHFYKDYSELERVIPECLRKWDIDVLMPIGEKESLEVSRNRETLEKLCKVMPLTDPEHFKIATNTKALNQFLLKQELPLMSATLDLDAPNFENRLETFPFPALLKPAQGAFGSGIVTMHTKADLESYLLKNEVDKEGFYLQEYVEGNDINFNVICKDGDILHYSYQESPPKQLGNYNKNDDLIFKDDPAVVETMRPMLKALNYQGVACIDIRRNPAGKIYLLEINARFWGSMMASMTKAGVNFPLLMLKLTVDEIAPSYQRKEGSQLSLQSFVKQFLGFKWPELKQLKYWPYLNDPMARIMKFWYQKFK, from the coding sequence ATGAATTCCAGCCAACGAAATGTATTGCTTATCGCTTATGATGAGCATTTAATCCTGAGCTTCCTCTATTGTCTGCGCAAGGAACCAGGTTACCGTTATTATCTTTTAACGCATAAAGCCAAGAGTTCAGCGGGTTGGTCTCGCTACTTAAAGGATGTGCATTTCTATAAGGATTATTCCGAATTAGAAAGGGTGATCCCGGAGTGCCTGCGTAAATGGGATATTGATGTTTTGATGCCCATTGGCGAAAAAGAATCGCTGGAGGTGAGTCGCAATCGCGAAACCTTGGAGAAGCTTTGTAAGGTAATGCCGCTTACCGATCCTGAGCATTTTAAGATCGCAACCAATACGAAAGCCCTCAATCAGTTTTTACTGAAACAGGAGCTTCCCTTAATGTCGGCTACCCTGGATTTGGATGCCCCTAATTTTGAAAATCGCTTAGAGACTTTTCCTTTCCCAGCCTTATTGAAGCCTGCCCAAGGCGCCTTTGGTAGTGGTATCGTTACCATGCACACTAAGGCGGATTTGGAAAGTTATCTACTTAAAAATGAAGTAGACAAAGAAGGCTTTTACTTGCAGGAATATGTAGAGGGAAACGATATCAACTTTAATGTGATTTGCAAGGATGGCGATATTCTGCATTATTCCTATCAAGAATCACCTCCCAAGCAATTGGGCAATTACAATAAGAATGATGATTTAATCTTTAAGGATGATCCGGCAGTGGTAGAAACTATGCGCCCCATGCTTAAGGCTCTGAATTATCAAGGCGTGGCCTGTATCGATATACGTCGCAATCCGGCGGGCAAAATTTATCTTCTGGAAATTAATGCACGCTTTTGGGGATCTATGATGGCCTCCATGACCAAAGCTGGGGTGAACTTTCCATTATTGATGCTCAAATTAACGGTAGATGAAATTGCTCCTTCCTACCAAAGAAAGGAGGGGAGTCAACTATCCTTACAAAGCTTTGTGAAGCAATTCCTAGGCTTCAAATGGCCAGAGCTCAAGCAATTAAAATATTGGCCTTACCTCAATGATCCCATGGCCAGAATTATGAAGTTCTGGTATCAGAAATTTAAATAG
- a CDS encoding sensor histidine kinase, with amino-acid sequence MLKAPLPANEKERLANLYEYSLLDTMDEEEYDQITKMASLLCDVPISLISLIDRNRQWFKSRVGIESRETSRDEAFCAHAILEGEQILEVPDSREDERFNDNPLVLEDPNIVFYAGVPLISDNDMALGTLCVIDRVPRVLTDAQKESLKILADQVVKLFELHKASLQKDRYLKELEARNKSLEEFARVAAHDIKSPLASIKAASQMILSKPENLDEEQLSLMELLNQSSDQLSSLIEGILRHSRSNVLILEEKSWFSLPELVDGCMKMMAPLGQCPIKAKYPEGLNQIYSNRTAWQQIIINLLANAIKYNNNPEPRIKVKVEAIGHEIELKVCDNGPGILPEDQERIFKLFETTQNKDLSGSTGTGIGLATVKNIVSGLGGQIGLESKVGEGSAFVVQIPIV; translated from the coding sequence ATGCTGAAAGCCCCCCTACCGGCAAATGAAAAGGAGAGATTAGCCAATCTCTATGAGTATTCTCTTTTAGACACCATGGATGAAGAAGAATACGATCAAATCACCAAAATGGCCTCTCTGCTTTGCGATGTTCCCATCAGTTTGATTTCATTAATCGATCGCAATCGACAATGGTTTAAGTCCCGGGTTGGAATAGAATCGAGAGAAACCAGCAGGGATGAAGCTTTTTGTGCACATGCTATTTTGGAGGGAGAGCAAATTCTGGAGGTGCCAGATTCCAGAGAGGATGAGCGTTTTAATGATAATCCATTAGTGCTGGAAGATCCCAATATTGTATTCTATGCCGGGGTTCCCCTGATTAGCGATAATGATATGGCCTTGGGTACCTTATGTGTTATAGACCGGGTGCCCAGAGTTTTAACTGATGCACAGAAGGAAAGTCTAAAGATCTTGGCCGATCAGGTGGTGAAGCTTTTTGAGCTACATAAAGCCAGCTTGCAGAAAGACCGCTACTTGAAAGAATTGGAAGCGCGAAACAAAAGTTTGGAGGAATTTGCTCGAGTGGCGGCCCATGATATCAAATCGCCTTTGGCCAGTATCAAAGCCGCTTCACAAATGATTCTTTCCAAACCTGAAAATTTAGATGAGGAGCAATTGTCTTTGATGGAATTGCTCAATCAAAGCTCCGATCAATTGAGTAGTTTAATCGAAGGAATCCTGCGCCACTCGCGCTCCAATGTGTTGATCTTGGAAGAGAAAAGCTGGTTCTCATTACCCGAATTGGTGGATGGCTGCATGAAAATGATGGCACCTTTAGGACAATGTCCCATCAAGGCAAAATATCCTGAAGGATTAAATCAGATCTATTCCAATCGCACTGCCTGGCAACAGATCATTATCAATTTATTGGCCAATGCCATTAAGTACAATAATAATCCTGAGCCTCGCATTAAGGTGAAGGTGGAAGCCATAGGGCATGAGATTGAATTGAAGGTTTGCGATAATGGTCCGGGCATTCTCCCCGAAGATCAAGAGCGGATATTTAAGCTCTTTGAAACTACTCAAAACAAGGATCTAAGCGGAAGCACCGGTACGGGTATCGGTTTGGCAACGGTGAAGAACATTGTATCGGGTTTGGGAGGTCAGATCGGCCTAGAGTCCAAGGTGGGAGAGGGATCGGCCTTTGTGGTGCAGATTCCGATTGTCTAG